Part of the Deltaproteobacteria bacterium genome, CCGTAGCCCGCCCCGCTCTCGAAGGCCGCAGCGGTCAGCGCTCTCTGGCAGAACCCGTGGATGGTATGTATCGCCGCCTCGTCGAAATGCGCGAGCGCCCGCTCCACCCGGCCCGGACCGTCTTCGGGATGTCTTTGGGCCAGGGCCTCCACCACCTTGTCGCCCCCGCAGCCGCGCCCCTTGTAGGCGTCGCGCAGAAGGGCCAGCCTCGCCCTTATGCGCCCGGAAAGCTCCTGGGTGGCGGCCCTGGTGAAGGTGACGGCAAGTATCCTGTCAACTGGAAAATCCCTTTCAACCAGAAGCCTAAGGTACAGGCTGGTCAACTGCCAGGTCTTTCCGGTTCCGGCCCCGGCCTCAACCAGGTGGGAGCCCGAAAGGGGCACTGCCATGGGGTCCAGAAGGGGTACTGCCCTTGGCGCATCATCGCGGGAAGCCGAAGGGTCCGTCATGGCAGTTTCTCCCAAAGAGCCAGGATGGGCGAAAACACGGCCCTGGCGGTTTCGCAGAAATCAGTCAAAAGCGGCTCTTCCAGGGGGGCGGCGTTTTTGAAGCAGAGGCTGACTGCCGCGTCCGCGTCTTCGCCTCTTCCGAAATCCGTGCTGAGAAAGGCTTTTTGCGCGGCCTTCAAAGCCTTGCCCTCGTCTTTTTCCTTGTAAAGGGTCTGGGCGTAGGCGAGGGACGAGCTCGGGAAAAACAGGAGAGGCTCGCTCAGTCCCTTTCTGTGGATTTCAAGCAGTACGCCCAGGCGTTCACGGGCTTCCTCCGGCGAAAGGGGCGGCAGGGCGAAGGAGCCGTCCGTGGCAAGGGTTGTGGTTTCAGAGGCCGTGTCGGCGAAAGTCGCGCACAGGGCGAGATGATGGATGAAGGCCTTAAGCATGTCCTTGGGCTTTATCGGGGCCGGGCGAAAAAGGAGAAGGCCGTCCCGGTGCAGGATGACGCCGTCTTCCACCCGGCCCGAAATTTTGCCGGAAAGCCGGAACCCGCCAAGCCCGATGTCCGCGAAAACCGGCTCCCGCAGGCTTTTAAGGCAGGGCTTCACCTTTCGGGCCACCGGGGCCATGGCCCGCGCGGCCATGTCGAACACGAGCCGCCCGCCTTTTCCGTGGGGCAGAATTCCCAGGGCCTCGATCCTGGGAAGCCAGTCCTCCGGCTCATCCCCTGAAAGGCGCTTTCCGAGAACGGTTTGAAAGATAGTGTACCTTTCCAGGCCGTCGGGCTCGAAGCTCTCGGTGTCGATGAACTCCTCGCCCGATTCTTTCGGATCGAACCTAAGCCTCTCCTTTACAAAAAACTCCTGGGGCGCGCCGAAAAACCGCACCAGCCTCGCTATAGGCAGCTCCGTGAGGGTTTCGCCCACGGGCGGCAGGGGCTTGGGGGCGAAAACCGGGGGGGCGGCGCGCGGGCCGGATGCCGCGCGGGAAGCAGCCAGGGCGTGGGAGTCGTAGGAAAAGAGCCTTCCGCCCTCGCCCGAAAAATAATCCGAAGCCCAGGGGTTCAGCCTGTGCTCCACCAGAAGGGCGTCGCGGGTTTTTTCATGCCCCGGAGCCGAGAAATTGGCGTCCGCGTAGTCCAGAAGACCGCTCACCAAAGGGGACGGCTCCTTTTGGGAATTGTCCTTAAGGGACCTTCCCTCGTAGGTGATGACGAGCTTTTCCCGTGCGCACAGGAGGGTTTCCAGGAAAAGATAGCGGTCGTCCTCCCGGCCCGACCGATCCCCCGGCTTTGGGTAAAGGCCCATGAAATCGAAGCCCGGATAAAGATCGGAGCGGGGAAAGTCACCCTCGTTCATGCCGCACAGGATGATCACCTTAAAGGGAATGCCCCTGGCCGCCGCAAGGGAGGCGAAATTGATCCCTTGGCGCAGAAAGCCCGCCGAGGACGGCGGCTTTTCCATGCTTTCCAGCAGAATCGCCCTGGCTGCGTCCGCCCCGAAAAGGCCGTCCACCTCGAAGCGCCGGGAAAGCCCGGCCATGTCCGCCAGTGACTGCCTGAACTCCGTCATGGCTCCCGCATCAAAGGAGCCCGGAAGCAGGAAGCGTTCGGCGGTTTCGGAAAAGAGCGAGGCCCAGTGGGGAATGGTCCCCGGCCCGGCCAGTTTTTCCGCCAGGGAGAACAGGGATTCGACGAATTCCGCCAGAACCCCCAGAAGCCGCCCGTCCGACGCCTCCACTGCGGAAAGGGGGGCGATCCCGTCAAAAAGCTCCAGTTTTTCCTCGGCCAGGGGGCCGTTTACGGGGCCGTCGCCGGAAAGGCCGGGGCCGTCATCCACGAAGGAGAAGCCCTCGTCCCGCCCGGTCATGGCAAAGCCCAGAAAGAGCCGGTCAAGGCCGTATCTGAAGGTGTTGGCGTGCTCCGCCGGAAGACCCAGCCTTCTCTTATGATCGCCGTCCATGCCCCAGTAAATCCGGCTTTCGGAAACCCACTGGCCCAGGGTCTCGCAGTCGGCCTGGGAAAGGCCGAACCTGGCCGAAACCGGTGAAAGGGCCAGAAGGTCCATCACCTCCGAGGCCTCGAACCTGCCTTCCGCCGTGTCCAGCACGGCCTTGAGGGCGTTTAGGACGCCTGCTTCGGCAAGGCCCCCTCCCGCCACGGTG contains:
- the recC gene encoding exodeoxyribonuclease V subunit gamma, whose product is MSAAFPGVEDYPPGLHVLSSNAPEALADALAGILSSPGDPLAPEIVLVQSVGLSRWLSLELAKRAGICANVRFVFPNAYLNELFMAVIPGLTREDGGLFTPETLRLRIMKHLPLLLDHKAFGLLARYLEDDADGRKLAALSGVIARTFDRYMLFRPQMIENWDRGQCGHWQAELWRRANRGISNLSRPALLERFQRAAGGLDHSNPALPRRLSLFGISGLPPFHFAVFSRLAEIIPVHLLHANPCREYWADIVSEKGKGRLLRKAPERSPDDLHLDQGNSLLAQMGKPGGDFLSMVQENSMWEEDFREPNGDTLLSIIQKDVLNLAEPALDGNPPRALSPGDLSIEVHETSGPLREMEAVKDLLCDLFEKSPGLSPHEVLVAAPDISVYGPLIDAVFGLAGEDAPRIPHTVAGGGLAEAGVLNALKAVLDTAEGRFEASEVMDLLALSPVSARFGLSQADCETLGQWVSESRIYWGMDGDHKRRLGLPAEHANTFRYGLDRLFLGFAMTGRDEGFSFVDDGPGLSGDGPVNGPLAEEKLELFDGIAPLSAVEASDGRLLGVLAEFVESLFSLAEKLAGPGTIPHWASLFSETAERFLLPGSFDAGAMTEFRQSLADMAGLSRRFEVDGLFGADAARAILLESMEKPPSSAGFLRQGINFASLAAARGIPFKVIILCGMNEGDFPRSDLYPGFDFMGLYPKPGDRSGREDDRYLFLETLLCAREKLVITYEGRSLKDNSQKEPSPLVSGLLDYADANFSAPGHEKTRDALLVEHRLNPWASDYFSGEGGRLFSYDSHALAASRAASGPRAAPPVFAPKPLPPVGETLTELPIARLVRFFGAPQEFFVKERLRFDPKESGEEFIDTESFEPDGLERYTIFQTVLGKRLSGDEPEDWLPRIEALGILPHGKGGRLVFDMAARAMAPVARKVKPCLKSLREPVFADIGLGGFRLSGKISGRVEDGVILHRDGLLLFRPAPIKPKDMLKAFIHHLALCATFADTASETTTLATDGSFALPPLSPEEARERLGVLLEIHRKGLSEPLLFFPSSSLAYAQTLYKEKDEGKALKAAQKAFLSTDFGRGEDADAAVSLCFKNAAPLEEPLLTDFCETARAVFSPILALWEKLP